The proteins below come from a single Drosophila teissieri strain GT53w chromosome 3L, Prin_Dtei_1.1, whole genome shotgun sequence genomic window:
- the LOC122616609 gene encoding mucin-12, producing the protein MSAQSTGIISPNASVQLERKSVVMKNKEFKSLILCVVMTIVLTKTVHVKTEEQKTFKKLSNQIDSDTQLNKAHTSEQINHYPLHKNDDTASKQEIGEPYHYQKNITDLTKNKSLPLKVEGTRKVTSGKIAPSDGARYKDSTPTIDESIPVAQDTTNDTEGSTTTDEGRTFATESTTDKPEDDTTVEDSTLIPNDSTTIAQDTTNDPKESTTIEIETTPATETTTDKSKDTTTVEDSTPIPEESTTIAQDTTNDPEESTTIEEDTTTVEESTTIEEDTTTVEDSTPIPEESTTIAQDTTNDPEESTTIGEDTTTVEDSTTTIEEDTTTVEDSTPIPEESTTIAQDTTNDPEESTTIEEDTTTVKDSTTIKEDTTTVEDSTPIPEESTTIAQDTTNDPEESTTIGEDTTTVEDSTTTIGEDTTTVEDSTPIPEESTTIAQDTTNDPEESTTIEEDTTTVEESTPIPEESTTIAQDTTNDPEKSTTIGEDTTTVEDSTPIPEESTTIAQDTTNDPEESTTIEEDTTTVEDSTPIPEESTTIAQDTTNDPEESTKIGDTTTVEDSTPIPEESTTIAQDTTNDPEESTTIEEDTTTVEDSTPIPEESTTIAQDTTNDPEESTTIGDTTTVEDSTPIPEESTTIAQDTTNDPEESTTIGEDTTTVEDSTPIPEESTTIAQDTTNDPEESTTIGEDTTTVEDSTPIPEESTTIAQDTTNDPEESTTIEEDTTTVEESTPIPEESTTIAQDTTNDPEESTTIEEDTTTVEDSTPIPEESTTIAQDTTNDPEESTTIGEDTTTVEDSTTTIGEDTTTVEDSTPIPEESTTIAQDTTNDPEESTTIEEDTTTVEDSTPIPEESTTIAQDTTNDPEESTKIGDTTTVEDSTPIPEESTTIAQDTTNDPEESTTIEEDDTTTVEDSTPIPEESTTIAQDTTNDPEESTTIGEDTTTVEDSTTTIGEDTTTVEDSTPIPEESTTIAQDTTNDPEESTTIEEDTTTVEESTPIPEESTTIAQDTTNDPEKSTTIGEDTTTVEDSTPIPEESTTIAQDTTNDPEESTTIEEDTTTVEDSTPIPEESTTIAQDTTNDPEESTKIGDTTTVEDSTPIPEESTTIAQDTTNDPEESTTIEEDTTTVEDSTPIPEESTTIAQDTTNDPEESTTIGDTTTVEDSTPIPEESTTIAQDTTNDPEESTTIGEDTTTVEDSTPIPEESTTIAQDTTNDPEESTTIGEDTTTVEDSTPIPEESTTIAQDTTNDPEESTTIEEDTTTVEESTPIPEESTTIAQDTTNDPEESTTIEEDTTTVEDSTPIPEESTTIAQDTTNDPEESTTIGEDTTTVEDSTTTIGEDTTTVEDSTPIPEESTTIAQDTTNDPEESTTIEEDTTTVEDSTPIPEESTTIAQDTTNDPEESTKIGDTTTVEDSTPIPEESTTIAQDTTNDPEESTTIEEDTTTVEDSTTTIEEDTTTVEDSTPIPEESTTIAQDTTNDPEESTTIGEDTTTVEDSTTTIEEDTTTVEDSTPIPEESTTIAQDTTNDPEESTTIGEDTTTVEDSTPIPEESTTIAQDTTNDPEESTTIGEDTTTLEDSTPIPEESTTIAQDITNDPEESTTIEEDTTTVEDSTTTIEEDTTTVEDSTPIPEESTTIAQDTTNDPEESTTIGEDTTTVEDSTTTIEEDTTTVEDSTPIPEESTTIAQDTTNDPEESTTIGEDTTTVEDSTTTIGEDTTTVEDSTPIPEESTTIAQDTTNDPEESTTIEEDTTTVEDSTPIPEESTTIAQDTTNDPEESTTIGEDTTTDESSTVVTTTNIPKESTTLSPGENSTAGQESTTAENKPGESTTIPDTSSTPVYDTTSSPIPSSSISTTLETSSTSSPETTTSNVPPLSCSTGYQYLPHPTNCHKYIHCSNGYELIMECPANLYWDYTKFACSGDPTVCYNDSENSNPEEKVCGPGVDFLAHPTDCTMYLQCSNGEALERKCPDPLYWNPEIMSCDWSNKYCTELRAAQSISCAVGMNFEVFKSDCSKYVKCFGLRGVVMSCNSGLYWNPISQVCEKSKRFCT; encoded by the exons ATGAGTGCACAAAGCACAGGTATCATTTCACCTAATGCTTCTGTGCAACTCGAACGTAAATCGGTAGTGATGAAGAATAAAGAGTTTAAGagtttaattttatgcgtTGTGATGACAATAGTACTTACAAAAACAGTGCACGTGAAAACAGAGGAGCAAAAGACTTTCAAAAAACTAAGCAATCAAATCGATAGTGATACTCAGTTAAATAAAGCTCACACAAGTGAACAAATTAACCACTACCCTTTACACAAAAACGATGATACGGCATCAAAGCAGGAAATTGGCGAACCATACCactatcaaaaaaatataaccgatctaacaaaaaacaaatcgcTGCCACTCAAAGTAGAAGGTACTAGAAAGGTTACTTCGGGTAAAATAGCACCATCAGATGGTGCAAGATATAAAGATTCAACACCGACTATTGACGAGTCTATACCAgtcgcccaggacacaactaATGATACTGAAGGGAGCACTACGACTGATGAAGGCAGAACTTTTGCAACCGAGTCAACTACCGATAAACCTGAGGATGAtaccaccgtagaagattcaacactGATTCCTAATGAttctactactatcgcccaggacacaactaACGATCCTAAAGAGAGCACTACTATTGAGATAGAAACGACTCCTGCAACCGAGACAACTACCGATAAATCTAAGG acacgaccaccgtagaagattcaacacctattcctgaggaatctactactatcgcccaggacacaacgaatgatcctgaagaaagcactacgattgaggaagacacgaccaccgtagaag aaagcactacgattgaagaagacacgaccaccgtagaagattcaacacctattcctgaggaatctactactatcgcccaggacacaacaaatgatcctgaagaaagcactacgattggggaagacacgaccaccgtagaagattcaac cactacgattgaggaagacacgaccaccgtagaagattcaacgcctattcctgaggaatctactactatcgcccaggacacaacgaatgatcctgaagaaagcactacgattgaggaagacacgaccaccgtaaAAGATTCCAC tacgattaaggaagacacgaccaccgtagaagattcaacgcctattcctgaggaatctactactatcgcccaggacacaacgaatgatcctgaagaaagcactacgattggggaagacacgaccaccgtagaagattcaac cactacgattggggaagacacgaccaccgtagaagattcaacacctattcctgaggaatctactactatcgcccaggacacaacgaatgatcctgaagaaagcactacgattgaggaagacacgaccaccgtagaagaatcaacacctattcctgaggaatctactactatcgcccaggacacaacgaatgatcctgaaaaaagcactacgattggggaagacacgaccaccgtagaagattcaacacctattcctgaggaatctactactatcgcccaggacacaacgaatgatcctgaagaaagcactacgattgaggaagacacgaccaccgtagaagattcaacacctattcctgaggaatctactactatcgcccaggacacaacgaatgatcctgaagaaagcactaaGATTGgggacacgaccaccgtagaagattcaacacctattcctgaggaatctactactatcgcccaggacacaacgaatgatcctgaagaaagcactacgattgaggaagacacgaccaccgtagaagattcaacacctattcctgaggaatctactactatcgcccaggacacaactaatgatcctgaagaaagcactacgattggggacacgaccaccgtagaagattcaacacctattcctgaggaatctactactatcgcccaggacacaacgaatgatcctgaagaaagcactacgattggggaagacacgaccaccgtagaagattcaacacctattcctgaggaatctactactatcgcccaggacacaacgaatgatcctgaagaaagcactacgattggggaagacacgaccaccgtagaagattcaacgCCTATacctgaggaatctactactatcgcccaggacacaacgaatgatcctgaagaaagcactacgattgaggaagacacgaccaccgtagaagaatcaacacctattcctgaggaatctactactatcgcccaggacacaacgaatgatcctgaagaaagcactacgattgaggaagacacgaccaccgtagaagattcaacacctattcctgaggaatctactactatcgcccaggacacaacgaatgatcctgaagaaagcactacgattggggaagacacgaccaccgtagaagattcaac cactacgattggggaagacacgaccaccgtagaagattcaacacctattcctgaggaatctactactatcgcccaggacacaacgaatgatcctgaagaaagcactacgattgaggaagacacgaccaccgtagaagattcaacacctattcctgaggaatctactactatcgcccaggacacaacgaatgatcctgaagaaagcactaaGATTGgggacacgaccaccgtagaagattcaacacctattcctgaggaatctactactatcgcccaggacacaacgaatgatcctgaagaaagcactacgattgaggaagac gacacgaccaccgtagaagattcaacgcctattcctgaggaatctactactatcgcccaggacacaacgaatgatcctgaagaaagcactacgattggggaagacacgaccaccgtagaagattcaac cactacgattggggaagacacgaccaccgtagaagattcaacacctattcctgaggaatctactactatcgcccaggacacaacgaatgatcctgaagaaagcactacgattgaggaagacacgaccaccgtagaagaatcaacacctattcctgaggaatctactactatcgcccaggacacaacgaatgatcctgaaaaaagcactacgattggggaagacacgaccaccgtagaagattcaacacctattcctgaggaatctactactatcgcccaggacacaacgaatgatcctgaagaaagcactacgattgaggaagacacgaccaccgtagaagattcaacacctattcctgaggaatctactactatcgcccaggacacaacgaatgatcctgaagaaagcactaaGATTGgggacacgaccaccgtagaagattcaacacctattcctgaggaatctactactatcgcccaggacacaacgaatgatcctgaagaaagcactacgattgaggaagacacgaccaccgtagaagattcaacacctattcctgaggaatctactactatcgcccaggacacaactaatgatcctgaagaaagcactacgattggggacacgaccaccgtagaagattcaacacctattcctgaggaatctactactatcgcccaggacacaacgaatgatcctgaagaaagcactacgattggggaagacacgaccaccgtagaagattcaacacctattcctgaggaatctactactatcgcccaggacacaacgaatgatcctgaagaaagcactacgattggggaagacacgaccaccgtagaagattcaacgCCTATacctgaggaatctactactatcgcccaggacacaacgaatgatcctgaagaaagcactacgattgaggaagacacgaccaccgtagaagaatcaacacctattcctgaggaatctactactatcgcccaggacacaacgaatgatcctgaagaaagcactacgattgaggaagacacgaccaccgtagaagattcaacacctattcctgaggaatctactactatcgcccaggacacaacgaatgatcctgaagaaagcactacgattggggaagacacgaccaccgtagaagattcaac cactacgattggggaagacacgaccaccgtagaagattcaacacctattcctgaggaatctactactatcgcccaggacacaacgaatgatcctgaagaaagcactacgattgaggaagacacgaccaccgtagaagattcaacacctattcctgaggaatctactactatcgcccaggacacaacgaatgatcctgaagaaagcactaaGATTGgggacacgaccaccgtagaagattcaacacctattcctgaggaatctactactatcgcccaggacacaacgaatgatcctgaagaaagcactacgattgaggaagacacgaccaccgtagaagattcaac cactacgattgaggaagacacgaccaccgtagaagattcaacacctattcctgaggaatctactactatcgcccaggacacaacgaatgatcctgaagaaagcactacgattggggaagacacgaccaccgtagaagattcaac cactacgattgaggaagacacgaccaccgtagaagattcaacacctattcctgaggaatctactactatcgcccaggacacaactaatgatcctgaagaaagcactacgattggggaagacacgaccaccgtagaagattcaacacctattcctgaggaatctactactatcgcccaggacacaacgaatgatcctgaagaaagcactacgattggggaagacacgaccaccttagaagattcaacacctattcctgaggaatctactactatcgcccaggacataacgaatgatcctgaagaaagcactacgattgaggaagacacgaccaccgtagaagattcaac cactacgattgaggaagacacgaccaccgtagaagattcaacacctattcctgaggaatctactactatcgcccaggacacaacgaatgatcctgaagaaagcactacgattggggaagacacgaccaccgtagaagattcaac cactacgattgaggaagacacgaccactgtagaagattcaacacctattcctgaggaatctactactatcgcccaggacacaacgaatgatcctgaagaaagcactacgattggggaagacacgaccaccgtagaagattcaac cactacgattggggaagacacgaccaccgtagaagattcaacacctattcctgaggaatctactactatcgcccaggacacaacgaatgatcctgaagaaagcactacgattgaggaagacacgaccaccgtagaagattcaacacctattcctgaggaatctactactatcgcccaggacacaacgaatgatcctgaagaaagcactacgattggagaagacacgaccaccg ATGAAAGTAGCACAGTTGTAACTACGACAAATATTCCCAAGGAAAGCACTACTTTGTCACCTGGTGAAAACAGTACTGCAGGACAAGAATCCACTACAGCAGAAAACAAACCTGGAGAGAGTACAACCATACCTGACACAAGTTCCACACCAGTATACGATACTACAAGTAGTCCAATTCCATCTTCCTCAATATCCACAACCTTAGAAACCTCATCAACTTCTTCTCCTGAAACCACAACTTCGAATGTACCACCACTGTCTTGCAGTACCGGATATCAATATTTACCCCACCCAACAAATTGTCATAAATATATTCACTGTAGCAACGGATATGAACTAATTATGGAGTGTCCAGCTAATCTCTATTGGGACTATACGAAATTTGCTTGCAGTGGAGACCCAACTGTTTGCTACAACGACAGTGAAAATTCAAATCCAGAGGAGAAGGTCTGCGGCCCTGGAGTGGATTTCCTTGCTCATCCAACGGACTGTACCATGTATTTGCAGTGCAGTAATGGCGAGGCCTTGGAGCGCAAGTGTCCAGATCCCCTGTACTGGAATCCGGAGATAATGTCATGTGATTGGTCCAATAAATACTGCACAGAACTTCGGGCGGCTCAATCGATTTCTTGCGCAGTGGGAATGAATTTTGAAGTTTTCAAAAGCGATTGCTCTAAATATGTAAAGTGCTTTGGCTTGAGAGGTGTTGTAATGAGCTGTAATTCAGGACTTTACTGGAATCCCATTAGTCAAGTTTGCGAGAAGTCCAAGCGGTTCTGCACATAA
- the LOC122618489 gene encoding peritrophin-1 gives MRGFQIVGLLGLFALLVSGNSSSGEDTTTDLTTEESTTVEDTTEIPATTLPPPVLCAEEDLFLPAPDCREYYQCLYGEGILKKCPDGLYWDRELNVCSWDSLHCADDENESTEAPTLNCASGLPFLPYLPDCTKYIQCVYNIGFQLSCPGGLYWNQPLQSCDYTCDNTIEFTGSHQVQ, from the exons ATGAGAG GTTTTCAGATTGTTGGATTGCTTGGATTGTTTGCACTCCTTGTAAGTGGAAACAGCTCCTCTGGAGAAGATACCACTACTGATCTAACAACAGAGGAATCTACCACTGTGGAGGATACTACGGAGATTCCAGCCACAACACTACCACCTCCAGTCCTATGTGCTGAGGAAGATCTGTTTCTCCCAGCACCCGACTGTAGAGAGTATTATCAATGCCTGTACGGCGAgggaattttgaaaaaatgtccGGACGGCCTCTATTGGGATCGGGAGCTGAATGTCTGCAGCTGGGACTCTTTGCATTGTGCCGATGACGAAAACGAGTCCACCGAAGCACCGACCTTGAATTGCGCATCCGGACTACCATTTTTGCCCTATCTACCGGACTGCACCAAATATATCCAGTGTGTCTACAACATTGGGTTTCAACTGAGCTGTCCGGGTGGCTTGTACTGGAACCAACCTCTTCAATCGTGTGACTATACCTGCGATAATACGATTGAGTTTACGGGTTCACACCAGGTGCAATAA
- the LOC122617375 gene encoding zonadhesin, with product MKLVWMLMSLQLMLLTTALSARQCVKPTASPKPTEDPDDPTDDPWDPTDDSSEDPSDSTDAPWSPTAKPTVVPTEPPSNTTSTQKPSEPTENPLDPTGAPTNEPSEPTGEPTENPSDPTGDPTNDPSEPTEVPTENPSDPTGQPTGETSNPSDQPTDSPTDQPTQEPTEQTKIPTGETTEGTSEPTGESSIPTHEPEEPSDSTGATTQTTPNVDANASCRAHQGVQFLPHPYDCHLYIHCDGDSGYVRDCPSDLYWNSVNQTCDKTCA from the exons ATGAAGT TGGTCTGGATGTTGATGTCCTTGCAGCTTATGCTTTTGACAACTGCTCTTAGTGCCAGACAATGTGTCAAGCCAACTGCTTCACCAAAGCCCACTGAGGATCCTGACGATCCCACTGATGATCCCTGGGATCCCACAGACGACTCATCGGAGGACCCATCGGATTCAACCGATGCACCATGGAGCCCCACTGCTAAGCCCACAGTAGTACCAACTGAACCGCCCTCTAATACCACATCTACTCAAAAACCTTCGGAGCCAACTGAAAATCCATTGGATCCCACAGGAGCGCCTACCAATGAACCGTCGGAGCCAACCGGAGAACCCACTGAAAATCCATCGGATCCCACGGGAGACCCCACCAATGATCCGTCGGAGCCAACTGAAGTACCCACTGAAAATCCATCGGATCCCACAGGACAGCCCACTGGAGAAACATCCAATCCATCAGATCAACCCACTGACAGTCCCACAGATCAACCGACTCAAGAACCAACTGAACAGACTAAGATACCGACGGGGGAGACCACTGAAGGTACTTCGGAGCCCACTGGAGAATCATCAATTCCCACGCATGAGCCCGAAGAACCATCGGATTCGACAGGTGCAACCACCCAGACAACTCCCAACGTGGATGCGAACGCCTCCTGTCGAGCTCATCAAGGAGTCCAATTCCTGCCGCATCCGTACGATTGtcatttatacatacattgcGATGGGGATTCAGGATACGTCAGGGATTGTCCAAGTGATCTATACTGGAACTCGGTCAACCAGACTTGTGACAAGACCTGTGCCTAG